Proteins from a single region of Candidatus Kryptoniota bacterium:
- the gatB gene encoding Asp-tRNA(Asn)/Glu-tRNA(Gln) amidotransferase subunit GatB — protein MNWNKFEAVIGLEVHSQMLTETKTFCGCSTKFGKPPNSNVCPVCLGMPGVLPVLNKKLVEFAVRMGLAAGSTIAPYSIFARKNYFYPDLPKGYQISQFEQPICSGGSIEIEKPDGTRKKIRLVRIHMEEDAGKSIHDQDVDTLVDLNRCGVPLLEIVSEPDISNAEEAHLYLQQIKQIVTYLGICDGNMEEGSLRCDANVSIRHRGETKLGTKAEIKNMNSFRNVERALDVEIERQYLLLESGGHVVQETLLYDANTNEVRPMRSKEEANDYRYFPDPDLVPILVSEEWKQKLKSDLPELPSARRERFIVEYSLPKYDASILTGDKEIADYYETAVESLRLKSRDAYKQASNYVMTDVLRVVNERLIKIHQFSIQPENLARMIDLINEGTISTKIAKEVFEEMVVSGQSPDAIVEKNGLRQVSDESAIDKAVQEVLESNPEEVRRFLGGKDKLFGFFVGEIMKKTRGKANPKILNDLLRQKLEKMRN, from the coding sequence TTGAACTGGAACAAATTCGAAGCGGTCATCGGTCTCGAAGTGCATTCCCAGATGCTCACTGAGACAAAAACCTTTTGCGGCTGCTCCACGAAGTTCGGTAAACCGCCGAACTCAAACGTGTGCCCGGTCTGCCTCGGTATGCCTGGAGTCCTTCCCGTTCTCAACAAGAAACTCGTCGAGTTCGCGGTCAGGATGGGCCTCGCCGCAGGAAGTACGATCGCTCCGTATTCAATTTTCGCCCGAAAGAATTATTTCTATCCGGACCTTCCAAAGGGCTACCAGATCTCACAGTTTGAACAACCCATCTGTTCCGGCGGATCCATTGAAATAGAAAAGCCGGACGGGACGAGGAAGAAAATCAGACTGGTCAGAATTCACATGGAGGAAGATGCCGGGAAATCCATCCATGACCAGGACGTCGATACGCTTGTCGACCTGAACAGGTGCGGGGTCCCGCTGCTTGAAATCGTGAGCGAACCCGATATCAGCAATGCGGAGGAAGCTCACCTGTATCTTCAACAGATAAAACAGATTGTGACATACCTCGGGATCTGTGACGGTAACATGGAAGAGGGCTCGCTTCGATGTGACGCTAATGTCTCAATTCGGCACAGGGGAGAAACCAAACTGGGGACGAAGGCCGAAATAAAAAACATGAACTCGTTTCGCAACGTTGAGCGCGCCCTCGATGTCGAAATCGAAAGACAGTATCTCCTTCTTGAATCCGGCGGGCACGTCGTGCAGGAAACGCTTCTCTATGACGCGAACACGAACGAAGTACGCCCGATGCGCTCGAAGGAAGAGGCGAATGACTACAGATATTTTCCTGATCCCGACTTGGTCCCCATCCTCGTGAGCGAAGAATGGAAGCAGAAATTGAAATCCGACCTCCCCGAACTTCCGAGCGCGCGAAGAGAGAGGTTCATCGTGGAATATTCCCTCCCGAAATATGACGCGTCGATTCTCACCGGAGACAAAGAGATTGCGGACTATTACGAAACTGCAGTCGAGAGCCTAAGGCTGAAATCGCGCGACGCGTACAAGCAGGCGAGTAATTACGTGATGACGGATGTCCTGCGCGTTGTCAACGAGCGGCTCATAAAGATACATCAGTTCTCGATCCAGCCAGAAAACCTTGCGCGCATGATCGACCTGATCAACGAGGGGACAATCTCGACAAAGATCGCGAAGGAAGTCTTCGAGGAAATGGTCGTGTCCGGACAATCTCCCGATGCCATCGTGGAGAAGAACGGCTTGCGCCAGGTGTCGGACGAATCAGCAATCGACAAAGCAGTTCAGGAGGTGCTCGAGTCAAATCCGGAAGAGGTCCGCCGGTTTCTGGGTGGAAAAGATAAGTTGTTCGGATTTTTTGTCGGCGAGATCATGAAGAAGACACGGGGCAAAGCGAATCCTAAGATTCTTAACGACCTTCTCAGGCAAAAACTGGAGAAAATGAGGAATTGA
- the tpiA gene encoding triose-phosphate isomerase produces the protein MRKKIIAANWKMNKDLNETSDFISAFRKEMNDYNAAAESVICPPFVALDVAAKSLQGTKFKLGAQNLHYENDGAYTGEISVRMLKSVGVQYVIVGHSERRQYFGETDEIVSKKVKKALSGDLKVILCVGESLSERDGGVTEKVLERQVKAALNGITTQQVSSLVIAYEPIWAIGTGRNATPQQAQDAHAFIRTTVAKIFDKDTAAQLTIQYGGSVKPDNAAQLLSQPDVDGALVGGASLTADSFAKIVKSSPASR, from the coding sequence ATGAGAAAGAAAATCATTGCTGCTAATTGGAAGATGAACAAAGACTTAAATGAGACTTCAGATTTCATCTCGGCGTTCAGGAAAGAGATGAACGATTATAATGCAGCTGCGGAGTCGGTTATCTGTCCGCCTTTTGTCGCGCTTGATGTCGCGGCGAAATCGCTGCAGGGCACGAAGTTCAAATTGGGTGCGCAGAATCTTCACTACGAAAACGACGGCGCGTACACCGGTGAAATTTCGGTGAGAATGCTGAAGTCCGTCGGTGTGCAATACGTAATTGTCGGCCATTCGGAGCGCCGCCAGTATTTCGGGGAGACGGACGAAATTGTTTCAAAGAAAGTGAAGAAGGCTTTGAGCGGCGATCTCAAAGTTATACTCTGTGTCGGAGAAAGCTTAAGCGAGCGGGACGGCGGCGTTACCGAGAAGGTGCTGGAACGCCAGGTGAAAGCAGCGCTCAACGGCATTACGACCCAGCAGGTTTCGTCTCTCGTGATTGCATACGAGCCCATTTGGGCCATCGGGACCGGGCGCAACGCAACTCCTCAACAGGCTCAGGACGCCCACGCGTTCATCAGAACGACCGTCGCGAAAATTTTCGACAAGGACACTGCCGCACAATTGACGATTCAATACGGAGGAAGTGTAAAACCGGACAACGCTGCACAGCTCCTTTCGCAACCTGACGTGGATGGGGCACTCGTCGGCGGCGCAAGCCTCACTGCAGATTCTTTCGCGAAGATCGTGAAAAGTTCTCCAGCTTCAAGATAA
- a CDS encoding MBL fold metallo-hydrolase — protein sequence MNPFETNYGTLTRSGGAIDTKSPLPPKELIPRVFAFPPNPDSFGGISYLVKTQSNSFMVDVPEYIRQNIGFIENTGIPEFVFLTHRDDVADADLFRREFGTKLIIHQSEKYAVKSPDITFQNSLKLNGVEIIHTPGHSPGSSCLYFPAGRVMFTGDHITADGGKPVAEDFSWTYDYELQILSGRKILEYDFQFILAGHGGRWLIRNAKEELKKFIDGSGIGAKNG from the coding sequence ATGAATCCTTTCGAAACGAACTACGGGACACTCACCAGGAGCGGTGGAGCGATAGACACAAAATCTCCTCTTCCTCCGAAAGAGTTGATTCCGCGAGTATTTGCTTTTCCGCCGAATCCGGACAGTTTCGGCGGAATTTCATATCTTGTCAAGACTCAGTCAAACTCTTTTATGGTCGATGTACCCGAGTATATTCGTCAGAATATCGGCTTCATTGAAAACACCGGGATTCCCGAATTTGTATTTCTCACTCACAGAGACGACGTCGCAGATGCAGACTTATTCAGGAGAGAATTCGGCACGAAACTCATTATTCATCAGTCTGAGAAATATGCCGTTAAATCGCCGGACATTACATTCCAGAACTCCTTGAAATTGAATGGCGTCGAAATAATTCATACACCCGGTCATTCTCCCGGCTCGTCTTGTCTCTATTTTCCGGCGGGTCGCGTCATGTTCACGGGTGATCATATAACCGCCGACGGGGGCAAACCTGTCGCCGAGGATTTCTCGTGGACATACGATTATGAACTGCAAATTCTGAGCGGGAGAAAAATTCTCGAGTATGATTTTCAATTCATCCTGGCCGGTCACGGGGGACGATGGTTGATACGGAACGCAAAAGAGGAATTAAAGAAGTTCATCGATGGTTCCGGGATCGGTGCGAAAAATGGGTAA
- a CDS encoding dioxygenase: protein MGNVVLTSYLSHGAPTSLIERTKIHDVYTKFGHALVEKGVDTIVISSPHYLSKSEFQIESREDIPCIQDYYGFPDELYKYSYNAKNNLTLVALIESEAASKGIAVSGSDSWGLDHGAWLPLYFMFPESNVKVVPVSITGRSPEEHFLFGDAIKSAVEKSDCTAAVIGTGSPLHRLDLIRFGYYGPDRFEPGEKLDNQLIETVAAGDFEKILRIRDDNPSLFRAAAPEGNLNPLYISLGASDRKHFVGRTLVHEFMYYGVSLVAILLSADDDLTEKILSSDHESARNG, encoded by the coding sequence ATGGGTAATGTCGTTCTGACGTCATACCTCTCTCACGGCGCACCGACTTCGCTCATCGAGAGAACAAAGATTCACGATGTGTATACCAAATTCGGTCACGCCCTCGTCGAAAAGGGTGTCGACACCATTGTCATCTCCTCGCCGCACTATCTGTCAAAAAGTGAATTCCAAATTGAATCGCGGGAGGATATACCCTGCATACAGGACTATTATGGATTTCCCGACGAGCTTTATAAATATTCATATAATGCGAAGAACAATCTGACTCTTGTCGCTCTGATCGAGAGTGAGGCGGCGTCGAAAGGTATAGCCGTGTCCGGTTCGGACTCGTGGGGACTTGATCACGGTGCGTGGCTGCCGCTTTATTTCATGTTCCCTGAGAGCAACGTGAAGGTTGTTCCGGTATCGATTACCGGCCGGTCTCCGGAAGAACATTTCCTCTTCGGCGATGCAATTAAGAGCGCAGTTGAAAAGAGCGATTGTACTGCCGCCGTTATAGGAACGGGATCGCCTCTTCACAGGCTTGATCTTATAAGATTCGGTTACTACGGTCCTGACAGATTTGAGCCCGGCGAGAAGCTCGACAATCAGCTGATAGAAACCGTCGCGGCTGGTGATTTCGAAAAGATATTGAGGATTCGCGATGACAACCCGTCGCTCTTCCGGGCTGCAGCGCCGGAAGGGAATCTTAACCCGCTCTACATTTCTCTAGGCGCGTCAGACCGCAAACATTTTGTCGGGAGAACCCTTGTCCATGAGTTCATGTACTACGGTGTGTCGCTTGTCGCGATTCTGTTGAGCGCCGATGACGATTTGACCGAAAAAATTCTTTCATCAGATCATGAATCCGCCCGGAATGGCTGA
- a CDS encoding ADP-polyphosphate phosphotransferase: MKIRSADFRAPEGETIDLRKWPTRVNPIYKSKKEYRNLLDEHVAKLSALQNVHYASGRNAVLLIFQAMDAAGKDGTIRHVLSGVNPQGCQVFSFKQPSAEELNHDFLWRTTKCLPEKGKIGIFNRSYYEEVLIVRVHPDLLHGEGFSENIASEGKFWEHRYRSITQFENHLYRNGTRIVKFFLHLSKDEQKNRFLQRIDDPEKNWKFSEADIKERRHWKEYMKAYEECISATSTNDSPWYIVPADDKENARVIVSQIVVDTLRSFKSDYPKTSRERREELKSIRKLLEKE; this comes from the coding sequence ATGAAAATCAGATCAGCTGACTTTCGGGCGCCTGAAGGCGAAACGATAGATTTGAGGAAATGGCCGACCAGGGTGAATCCCATTTATAAATCTAAGAAGGAATATCGAAATCTGCTTGATGAGCATGTGGCCAAATTAAGCGCGCTCCAGAATGTCCACTATGCATCGGGCCGAAATGCCGTTCTCCTTATTTTCCAGGCGATGGACGCTGCCGGGAAGGATGGCACCATCCGACACGTATTGTCCGGAGTCAATCCACAAGGCTGCCAGGTTTTCAGCTTCAAGCAACCGAGCGCCGAGGAGCTTAATCACGACTTTTTGTGGCGAACCACGAAATGTCTCCCCGAAAAAGGGAAGATCGGTATCTTCAATCGTTCCTATTACGAAGAAGTCTTGATCGTGCGAGTCCATCCGGACCTTCTCCATGGCGAAGGCTTTTCTGAGAATATTGCCTCCGAAGGAAAATTCTGGGAACACCGCTATCGGTCGATAACTCAATTTGAGAATCATCTTTACAGGAACGGAACAAGGATTGTCAAATTCTTTCTGCATTTGTCCAAAGACGAGCAAAAGAATCGCTTCCTCCAACGAATCGATGATCCGGAAAAGAACTGGAAATTCAGTGAGGCGGACATCAAAGAGAGGCGCCACTGGAAGGAATATATGAAGGCTTATGAGGAATGCATAAGTGCGACGAGTACTAATGATTCTCCCTGGTACATAGTTCCTGCGGACGACAAGGAAAATGCGCGCGTAATTGTTTCGCAGATCGTCGTTGATACGCTCAGGTCATTCAAATCGGATTATCCGAAAACGTCACGCGAAAGACGAGAGGAACTCAAATCCATCCGCAAGCTCCTCGAAAAGGAGTGA
- a CDS encoding cytochrome c biogenesis protein DipZ produces the protein MLILLGFAFLAGLVTILAPCIWPILPVILSSSVAAKGHKRPMGITLGIMLSFAFFTLAISYLVKVFHFDPNALRFLAVVVIAFLGLTMIIPALSKVIEGFISRLSSYFGQRGKAGSGFGAGFLTGLSLGIVWSPCAGPILAAIATLAATGKVTFAVVLVTVAYVTGVGIPLFLFAYGGQKVITRTRFLSAHLGRIQQGFGVIMVLTALAIYTSYDRLIETKLLNAFPQFSASLRGFESNEAVAQQLNVLKGKNETEIIPVAKKSLYFNADTPAPDFVGVTKWLNTDKPLTMKDLRGKVVLVDFWTYTCINCIRTLPHITSWYEKYKDKGFVVVGVHTPEFQFEHNTSNVEDAIKMYGIHYPVAQDNDYSTWNNFNNEYWPAEYLIDANGKIRRTHFGEGEYDEMELAIQELLKENGQSLASSIDNMPDQTPTGMQSPETYVGAERMEYFFPSHKLDTGKRTFVLSDRLKQDSFTLGGEWEIRSEDAVAGKNAELNYHFYADKVYLVLRPGSAGSAAKVRVLMDGNPVDVTNAGADVHDGTVTVNADRLYNLVDLKGKSGGHILLLKFETPGIEAFAFTFG, from the coding sequence ATGCTTATACTTCTCGGATTTGCTTTTCTTGCGGGATTGGTTACGATCCTCGCGCCCTGTATCTGGCCGATTCTGCCTGTAATTCTCTCTTCGTCGGTCGCGGCCAAGGGACACAAAAGGCCAATGGGCATCACACTTGGGATCATGCTCAGCTTCGCATTCTTTACATTGGCGATATCATACCTCGTGAAAGTTTTCCATTTCGACCCGAACGCACTCCGTTTCCTCGCGGTGGTCGTGATCGCTTTTCTCGGGCTGACTATGATCATTCCGGCACTTTCCAAGGTGATCGAGGGATTCATAAGCCGGCTTAGCAGCTATTTCGGTCAAAGGGGTAAAGCGGGGAGCGGATTCGGCGCGGGATTCCTGACGGGCCTATCGCTTGGAATAGTCTGGTCTCCGTGCGCAGGACCGATACTCGCAGCTATCGCCACTCTTGCCGCTACCGGCAAGGTTACCTTCGCAGTCGTATTAGTCACAGTGGCCTACGTGACAGGAGTCGGAATACCGCTGTTCCTCTTCGCTTATGGCGGGCAGAAAGTAATTACAAGGACACGATTTCTTTCTGCGCATCTCGGGCGAATCCAGCAGGGATTTGGAGTCATCATGGTACTGACTGCCCTGGCAATTTACACGAGCTACGACAGGCTGATAGAGACAAAATTATTGAATGCGTTTCCGCAATTCAGCGCGAGCCTGCGCGGGTTCGAGTCTAATGAGGCGGTCGCACAGCAGTTAAATGTTCTCAAGGGAAAAAACGAAACGGAAATCATACCCGTGGCGAAGAAGAGCCTGTACTTCAACGCGGATACGCCGGCTCCCGATTTTGTCGGCGTAACGAAATGGCTGAACACCGACAAGCCGCTCACCATGAAAGATCTCCGCGGGAAGGTTGTGCTAGTTGACTTCTGGACTTACACCTGCATTAATTGTATCAGGACTCTTCCCCACATTACGTCATGGTACGAGAAGTATAAGGATAAGGGATTCGTAGTGGTCGGCGTCCACACTCCCGAATTTCAGTTCGAGCACAATACCAGTAATGTGGAGGATGCGATCAAAATGTACGGTATCCATTACCCCGTCGCTCAGGACAACGATTATTCGACGTGGAACAATTTCAACAACGAGTACTGGCCTGCTGAATATTTGATCGACGCGAACGGAAAAATCAGGAGGACACATTTTGGTGAAGGTGAATATGACGAAATGGAACTCGCGATCCAGGAGCTCCTGAAAGAAAACGGCCAGTCGCTGGCGTCTTCGATAGACAACATGCCTGATCAGACACCGACCGGAATGCAGTCGCCCGAAACGTACGTGGGCGCGGAAAGAATGGAATATTTTTTCCCGTCTCATAAACTCGACACCGGGAAGAGGACGTTTGTACTTTCGGATCGCTTGAAACAAGATTCATTTACCCTCGGCGGAGAATGGGAAATCCGGAGCGAAGACGCCGTGGCGGGTAAAAATGCAGAGCTCAACTATCATTTCTACGCGGACAAAGTGTATCTCGTTCTCCGCCCCGGGAGCGCCGGTTCAGCAGCAAAGGTCCGGGTCCTCATGGACGGCAATCCGGTCGATGTCACTAATGCAGGTGCCGATGTGCATGATGGTACAGTAACGGTGAATGCCGACCGGCTGTACAATCTTGTCGATCTCAAGGGAAAATCGGGTGGACATATTCTACTCCTGAAATTCGAGACCCCCGGAATCGAAGCTTTTGCGTTCACGTTTGGTTGA
- the msrB gene encoding peptide-methionine (R)-S-oxide reductase MsrB has protein sequence MKKNLGLILGVTIIAAVAAGLYRHPAKSGGPSDPGGKIVSGTFDSTQFRTDAEWKKVLSPMQYYILREAGTEAPFTGALDHETRKGTYYSAATHQPLFRSEQKFDSGTGWPSFWAPISPDIVVLRWDYSVPGEPRLEVLDRSGSHLGHVFDDGPPPTGKRYCMNSAALIFVPDSSK, from the coding sequence ATGAAAAAGAATTTGGGTTTGATTCTCGGCGTCACGATTATTGCGGCAGTAGCGGCGGGGCTATACAGGCACCCGGCGAAATCCGGGGGACCATCGGACCCGGGAGGCAAAATTGTGTCGGGCACGTTTGATTCTACTCAATTCAGGACCGACGCGGAATGGAAAAAAGTTCTCTCTCCGATGCAATATTATATTTTGCGAGAGGCCGGCACGGAAGCGCCGTTCACGGGCGCGCTGGATCACGAAACGAGAAAAGGAACGTACTACAGCGCGGCGACGCATCAGCCGCTCTTTCGCTCGGAGCAGAAATTTGATTCGGGCACAGGCTGGCCGAGCTTTTGGGCGCCGATCAGCCCCGACATAGTTGTGCTCCGATGGGATTACAGCGTTCCGGGCGAGCCGCGGCTGGAGGTCCTCGACAGAAGCGGAAGCCACCTCGGTCACGTTTTCGATGACGGCCCGCCGCCCACCGGCAAGCGCTACTGCATGAATTCGGCCGCCTTAATCTTCGTACCGGACAGCTCGAAGTAA
- a CDS encoding asparagine synthase-related protein — protein MGWFIGLTPATGIIDRSERKSLKNRLIKLLGEDPVFAVSNDRLLLLGGGLPDLFKSQITPDTNAGWLAGGVGIRSGDSVPSLMHEKDWDALLSGAPSEEKVHALGGHFTAISWSENRIEIFCDVLELSRVYFTRIGNLHAFSSRLDWMVSLLPGCSIDPEEIASAWTLINSLSDKCFVRGVSRLGPSGHLSIINGSLNHTWHHWTPTVSPEVDVTSLLREMVALPLRDGKRLTLGLSGGIDSRTLLAILLGSPAETWQVHSIGDTNNRDISVAAMLAKEFAVKHQICYYTPNQNDSAEKVAAKLRDYSMRTEMSDSPFGYPKLDLFDDMGRRGFWMIDGAYGELLRRSYGHTLLPAVKLALRENNFLPMINRLASPRSAFFAREIRETFGHAIMAQMENAIRSMPHELEDDPENWIDLFHLRYRLKNYAGGSQGLYDSHIPNYMPFAQPSILNASFSIALQKRRNNRINRQMILEGDKRLTKIPLLSYGVVVPYWTCRNISLSRLIGKIKREFLSRNHETERSFRLNTLLLLREFILDRIHSTDVEKCELYDHVSLDTTVRKFYLEPNETDAQIIDDWLTFDFWREKLSDTLSSVHLG, from the coding sequence ATGGGTTGGTTCATCGGGTTGACGCCTGCGACCGGAATAATTGATCGCTCGGAAAGAAAATCCCTCAAAAATCGTTTGATCAAATTGTTGGGCGAAGATCCTGTCTTTGCCGTCTCGAACGACAGGTTGTTGCTTCTGGGTGGCGGTCTCCCGGACCTCTTCAAATCCCAAATCACGCCTGACACAAACGCCGGCTGGCTTGCAGGCGGTGTCGGAATTAGAAGCGGTGACAGCGTTCCTTCACTCATGCACGAAAAGGATTGGGACGCGCTCCTTTCCGGCGCTCCGTCGGAGGAAAAAGTCCATGCCCTGGGCGGACATTTCACCGCTATCAGTTGGAGCGAAAATCGCATTGAAATCTTTTGCGATGTCCTGGAACTGAGCAGAGTCTATTTCACCAGGATCGGAAATCTTCACGCCTTTTCTTCGAGACTCGATTGGATGGTTTCGCTTTTACCCGGATGCTCAATTGATCCTGAAGAAATCGCAAGCGCCTGGACCCTGATCAATTCACTGTCCGATAAGTGTTTTGTTCGCGGCGTGAGTAGGCTTGGTCCGTCGGGGCATCTTTCGATAATCAATGGCAGCTTGAATCATACATGGCACCATTGGACTCCGACAGTATCTCCTGAAGTTGACGTGACTTCACTCTTGCGGGAAATGGTCGCGCTTCCTTTGCGCGACGGGAAAAGACTTACCCTTGGATTGTCCGGAGGAATCGATTCGAGGACTCTCCTTGCAATTTTGCTGGGTTCGCCGGCTGAAACCTGGCAGGTACATTCGATTGGCGATACAAATAATCGGGATATCTCTGTCGCCGCAATGCTCGCGAAAGAGTTCGCGGTCAAACATCAAATCTGCTATTACACGCCCAACCAGAACGATTCCGCGGAGAAAGTTGCGGCTAAACTTCGCGACTACTCAATGAGGACTGAGATGTCCGACTCTCCGTTCGGTTATCCGAAGCTGGATCTCTTTGACGACATGGGCAGGCGCGGCTTCTGGATGATCGATGGCGCGTATGGCGAGCTTCTCCGCCGATCTTACGGACATACACTTCTTCCGGCCGTTAAACTGGCTCTCCGGGAGAATAACTTCCTGCCCATGATTAATCGCCTTGCCTCACCAAGGTCCGCGTTCTTTGCGCGGGAAATCCGCGAGACCTTTGGTCATGCGATCATGGCACAAATGGAAAATGCGATTCGCTCTATGCCCCACGAGCTGGAGGACGATCCTGAAAATTGGATAGACCTGTTTCATCTCAGGTACAGGCTGAAAAATTATGCGGGCGGCAGCCAGGGACTTTATGATTCACATATACCTAACTACATGCCATTTGCACAGCCGTCGATTTTGAATGCATCTTTCTCAATCGCGCTCCAAAAAAGAAGGAATAACAGGATCAACCGGCAAATGATCTTAGAAGGCGACAAACGACTTACAAAGATTCCACTTCTCAGCTATGGTGTCGTGGTGCCATACTGGACCTGCAGAAATATCTCACTGTCGAGGTTGATTGGAAAAATCAAGAGAGAATTCTTATCGCGCAATCACGAGACGGAAAGATCGTTCCGTCTTAATACGCTTCTCCTTCTGCGCGAATTTATTCTGGATAGAATCCACTCGACTGATGTGGAGAAATGCGAGCTGTATGACCATGTTTCATTGGACACGACCGTGAGGAAATTTTATCTGGAGCCCAACGAAACCGACGCGCAGATCATCGACGACTGGCTCACTTTCGATTTCTGGAGGGAGAAACTATCCGATACTTTGAGTTCCGTTCATCTCGGCTGA
- a CDS encoding GNAT family N-acetyltransferase produces the protein MQIKDVDGIRDMKRFVMFQYSLYRDNKYWVPPLWGDELKSLRPDKNPAFDFCDARYWLAYKDGKIVGRIAGIINKKYNERWCAKSARFGWFDFVDDREVSSALLSTAEKWARENGMKSIHGPLGFTDMDGEGVLIEGFEEVSTLGALYNYPYYAGHIESAGYCKDADWVEYEVLTPTEFNDEIARVADIALKRNNLHVLVAKKPKEMLPYAKEVFYVLNAAYKDLYGFVELSDKQIDVYVKQYFGYIIPEYVPIVLDANNNVVAFGITMPSLSAALQKNRGRLFPLGFIPLLRAMKKNPKADLYLTAVRPDLQNKGVNAILMKQVMETFIKNGIKTVETNRELEGNTKVQAQWKFFQRRQHKRRRCYKKELV, from the coding sequence ATGCAAATAAAGGATGTAGATGGCATCAGGGACATGAAACGGTTTGTCATGTTCCAATATTCTCTTTATCGCGACAACAAATACTGGGTCCCCCCGTTATGGGGCGACGAGTTGAAATCCCTGAGACCCGACAAGAACCCGGCGTTTGATTTCTGTGACGCGAGATACTGGCTTGCTTATAAAGATGGCAAGATCGTCGGCCGGATTGCAGGCATAATCAACAAGAAATACAACGAAAGATGGTGCGCTAAGTCGGCGCGATTCGGATGGTTCGACTTTGTAGACGACCGGGAGGTTTCTTCGGCACTTCTAAGCACCGCTGAAAAATGGGCCAGGGAAAACGGAATGAAGTCGATCCACGGCCCGCTGGGCTTCACCGACATGGACGGTGAGGGCGTACTCATCGAGGGATTCGAAGAGGTCAGTACGCTTGGAGCTCTCTATAACTATCCCTATTATGCTGGCCATATTGAGTCGGCCGGTTACTGTAAAGACGCTGACTGGGTGGAGTACGAAGTCTTGACCCCAACCGAATTCAACGATGAGATCGCGCGCGTCGCCGACATTGCACTCAAGAGAAATAACCTCCACGTTCTGGTAGCGAAGAAGCCGAAAGAAATGCTTCCCTACGCTAAAGAGGTTTTCTATGTTCTCAATGCGGCATATAAAGATCTCTATGGATTTGTCGAACTGTCGGATAAACAAATCGACGTGTATGTCAAGCAATATTTCGGCTACATAATACCCGAGTATGTTCCGATCGTGTTGGATGCGAACAACAACGTAGTCGCCTTTGGCATCACTATGCCGTCACTATCCGCGGCGCTCCAGAAGAACAGGGGAAGACTCTTCCCGCTGGGATTCATCCCGTTGCTCAGGGCCATGAAAAAGAACCCGAAGGCAGATCTCTACCTGACCGCTGTGCGCCCCGACTTGCAGAACAAAGGAGTCAATGCGATCCTCATGAAACAGGTCATGGAGACGTTCATAAAAAACGGGATAAAGACTGTCGAGACGAACCGCGAGCTGGAAGGGAACACAAAGGTTCAGGCACAATGGAAGTTCTTCCAGCGACGACAGCACAAGAGGCGGCGATGTTACAAGAAAGAACTGGTTTGA
- a CDS encoding fumarylacetoacetate hydrolase family protein, which translates to MHLSKFNEDVIVPKIFCLGKNYAKHAAEMKSEVPGRPVVFMKPSSAIVHNGAKVKIPAMTKNLHHETEIFFVIGREGRKIQKSDARSYLSGVGIGLDLTLRDIQDELKEKGNPWLISKGFDGSAPISDAVPTDGLDFNSLQLQLSVNDQQRQHGYYTDTIFKIEDVIAFISELFTLERGDLIFTGTPEGVSRLVAGDRLHAELVGLTSLDMSVI; encoded by the coding sequence GTGCATCTCTCTAAATTTAATGAAGATGTGATCGTGCCGAAGATCTTCTGTCTCGGCAAGAATTACGCGAAACATGCAGCCGAAATGAAGTCCGAGGTTCCTGGTCGGCCTGTTGTCTTCATGAAACCCTCGAGCGCGATCGTACACAACGGCGCAAAAGTCAAGATCCCTGCAATGACAAAGAACCTTCACCACGAGACCGAAATTTTTTTCGTGATCGGTAGAGAGGGAAGAAAGATTCAAAAATCTGACGCGCGATCATATTTATCCGGCGTCGGGATCGGACTTGACCTGACCCTCCGTGATATTCAAGACGAGCTAAAAGAAAAAGGGAATCCGTGGCTGATTTCAAAAGGGTTCGACGGATCGGCGCCCATATCCGACGCCGTCCCAACTGACGGACTTGATTTCAATTCACTTCAACTTCAGCTCTCAGTCAACGACCAGCAGCGTCAGCACGGATATTATACCGATACGATTTTCAAGATTGAGGATGTCATCGCATTTATCTCCGAACTGTTTACGCTTGAAAGGGGAGATTTGATATTCACGGGCACGCCTGAAGGTGTTTCCCGGCTCGTGGCGGGTGACAGGCTTCATGCGGAACTAGTCGGTCTGACTTCACTGGATATGTCGGTTATCTGA